One Psilocybe cubensis strain MGC-MH-2018 chromosome 9, whole genome shotgun sequence genomic window, ATATATATGCTGGCACAGGCACTGACACGCCGAGCTGCACAACATCTACTGTTCCTGATCAATTCAATCAAGTCGTTTTCTGGTTCTTCTCGTGCGTTAGTTTCTCCCAGATACAAGGTACCTTGAACTCAAACCTTTTTCCAAGTTACGTCCCCTCCGCCCAAGCCTCGGTCACATTTTGTTCACCGACAATTGAACTATGGGAAGTCAACGTCGGGATCGATGTGGGCACCGGTAACGTCACTCAACTGACAGAGACACGCccattttcttcaagttccaATTTCTCCTCCCTGTCGGCTAATGTTACTGGGCCTCCTTTGAATGGACGTGCTTATAACGGCATCAAATTCCAGCTCAGCACTGAGGATCAATTTATCTTGGCGAGAGAAAATGCAACCCAGCTTCAACTGCCAGCTAGCATCTATCAGGCGGCTGTGAAGAGCCCTCAGGGATATGTCGGAAGCTTCGAGGCAGGATCATTTCATGTTCTTTCTGATCAGGTCTATGTAAGCGGGACTGCATTTTTGAAGGTTTATTTATGAGGATGCTGACAGTCGCTCCTTATGATAGAGTATATATCTTGCGCTCATTGCGCGCCAAGTTTATTTCCTGCCTGACAATGAAGATTTCAGCGTAAACGTCAAGACATTTAGAAAGCACGTTTGGATAAGGTCAGCGCCATCGACATCCTTGCAATATTTTATCTAATTCTGCGTAGCGATGTTGCCGCCCACCTTCTTGCCGTGGCCATGTTGATTCTCGCACTCTTCGGCACAATCGTCCACCTCTTCCATCGCGAAGACCGTCGCAATCTCCGCCTGAAGCACGAACCCGGAACTATCGCATCAGCAGTTTCGATCGGAGCCTCGACCGGAGTCGGAAACGTCCTTGCGAACCGCCACGGTGAGGAAGAGATGAAAGAAGCACTCAAGGACTTCAAGTTCCGCATCGACACCAACACGATGAAGATCGTCATGGAAGGCGAGCCGGGATACGAAACAGCGGAGACAATCACTACTCCGATGACAAGGAGGAAGTCGATCTTTGAGGTTCTGCAGAGGGGCAGACCGCTCAGGACGTTTTCGGGTAACGATGCTAGCATTTCTCCGGCGGCGCTTAGCCCTAAGAGCCCCAAAAGTCCGAAGAGCCCAAAGATGCCTCAGGAAACCCATATGGCATAATTTCAGCCCCGGAATAATGATATTTACGAGCGTCTAATGTAGTTTCTCCTTATGTCTTTTTACTTCGCAATTTTCAATCCCCCGCCCTGGACATAAATACACTCTTGTTTCTCTACTCCACCTAGTAATAAATTATCACCTCGCCATCTACGATTTTTGGCGATCCATACTCTTTATCATCATCTTTGTTTCAATTGATGCTCAGGGACTGGAAAATAGCGTTTCAGTACACCAAGAATTCGCTGAGCATCTcaagaaaacaaaaccaaTTCACCTGACAGCTGAAACATCGACCTTGTGAATCATGAATGCGAACAAAAAAACCTACATCACTGCAATCAGATTAGAGATATAAAGCCTCAAAATTTCAGGACCATTATAACCTGTGAAGTGACAGGGAACCAAAAAATTTGTATAGTAGTTAGAGGGTACAATGTCATGTCATAAGAGGTGAGCGATGTGTAAAATCCAGGAATAGGCGTTGTAGGAAGACAATACAAATGCAAGATAAATTACACGAAAGAAAAGCTGTGTGTGTGGATTGGAGAATGCAGATAAAGATGGACGAGAAGCTAGAGGGAGTGCTTGAAGTTCGAgagatggtgatgatgatgatgatgaaatacaaagagaaagaatcGGTGCACGGAACGCTATGTGAAGAGGGTGCGAGATGATCAGCGAGATAAGAAAGGGAGAATACGTGTTGGTTGTGGCGGACGATCAGCTTCATACAATCTGCCTACTCCTCCGCTGTTTGCTGATGGTCCCTGAACGTTCAACGGCCATTTTGAGGTTCTTGATATTTTGAACAATCTCAGCTTGAGAGACAAAAGCAATTCACGTCAATGTGTTGTATATTTTTATACGAAATGGATTTGTACCTGCAAGTCTGGGGTTCTCCGCCTCAAAATCATATCGTTTGTTGCCTGCTCCGCGATTGAGAATAATCTTGAAGATCGATGATGTCTTGGTCGACTGTTGGCAGTCTGCGATACTCTTGATGTGGAACGATGATGTCTTTCCGCTATCGAATACCGCTCTCGCTTTATTAGTGGATGGCATGATCTACCATTGTCAGGAGTATGAGATCTAAATATCATAAGGAGATGTCAAAAATAATGcgcacatggatataaactCCATCGATGGCCAGTGTCCGTTCTTGGCGCGTAACAAGCATGGGTACCTTTCGGTAGATGGTGTATTTCTGAATTGTTTGGTGAGGAAATATTCAAACTGAAAATCCGTGTCATATTTACCTTGTACGAGGTCGTGAAATCCAGTGCCGCCGAAACTTGCTGCTCCGTAGTTTCGTTGGGCTTGAAGATAGAGGCTGAATTGGATTACGTGAGTAACAACCCTCGTAACGGCAATGCAAGTAACAAGACGCACCGTTCGGATCTGTTGTCCTTCCAACGCCCCTGAGAGGGACAGCCGACATATATGGCAGCATGTTCCGCTTTACGAGCAACAGCTCCGTCTTACCCTGCAAGCTCGCTACTGTTCTATCCAATGGAATAATGATACTCTTATCTGCGAGTAAAAGAGCATATTCGCTAGGATTTTCGATCCGCCTTTTACGACAGACCAACTCCAAGGCTTCTTGCAAATACATTCCAGCAGACCTAGGGTAGCGATTAACAATCAAGATCAAGTGATGGGATCCAGGCCACCATAACTGAGAAACTTACACCTCGATGGTAGTTGAAATGTGCACAACATCTGCGTGGTCTGCCACCCGAATACGCAAGAAAATTTGGGGACCATGACTTTGAGACGGCCCCATAGAGGTTGATAAAACCGATCCAAGGGAAGACCCATAGGCTGTACTCGCAGGGGCGGTCGAAGGCGCGTTGGGCACAGCAAGTTTTTCCGGTTTCCGTGCTGCAGATGTCCGTGAAGGACGACGCTGAATTTTGCTCTCCAAGATCTGATTTTGTTGAACTGGAAAAGATATAATCAATAGTTGCACTCGAGCACCAAGTTTTGTAATGATCACTTTGAGTTGGAGTTGCTTCCAAAACAGCATAAGCATCCGCGTTGAACTTGACGACCTTGCCCATCCGGTCGGGTGCTATTAGCATTAAAAAATTAGCATCCAAGTCAGAACATCAGAAAActtaaaaaaagaaactgaCGTGGAAAATCATCATCGACTTCCCCATCATCTTCTGCTATTCTCAATATCCACCCTACGGCTGACAGCCTTGTTGACGCTTTCGGGTCGTTCTCTGAGAGACCTTCATCCAGTTTGGGTTGCCACCCTTCTTCCCAGTAGGACCATAGAGCGAAACCAATTACTTCTTCCACCGTTGCATCGCGCTTTACATTGAGGTCCATTGCCTTGCCACGAGGCTGCTTTGCATGCGGGAAGTAGACTTGCACATTCGTCGACGCGGACTCTCCTCGTCCTGAAATAGCAGCGTACATCTCGGCAAATGGATTAGACGAGCTGCCCGACGACGCGAGCATGGCTGTCAGACTCGATTTCAGGGGCTTGAAAGGCGTGACCTTCTTGCGAGTAAACAGGTTGTCAAAGGTGGATAATTGGGCGGATGGAGACGATGTGTGAATAGATGTGGTGCTGTCTCCCCGGGTCCTCGATGTTGTTACCCCACCCTCGGGACGCCTGTGTCGCTGTGGATTGCGTCCTGTGGTTTCTGATACTGGGCTCAAGCGCGGCCGAATGCGGTTGTTTGTTTGCGAGGATGATATAGGAACCGAAGTGCTCGGATTCGAATTTACGCCAGatgaaaacattgaattGTCATCCGAAGCGGTGTCTGAGGTAGGAGGCACACGCGACGCAGCAAAGACTCTAAacaaaaagtgaaaaaagaGCATGGGCTACAAGTAAGATCACTTACGGGTCAAATTCGTCGCCTTCATCCATGCTCTCCGCTGCTTTCcctccaacctcttcaaactCATCCGACGATGATTCGTCGCTTATCACTGGTTCTCCTGCTTCTTCCTCCGATGATGTATCAAAGCTGAGAttttgaggttgaggttgtcTCGTCATAGCACCACCGGGCCCTCTGCGTGCAGCCATGCGTATACGTCTACGAGCCTCCATTTCTGCAGCTCCTTTGAATTTGGGAATAAATTGCACAACCTTCGTCACTGGGGCCTCTTCAGGAGCGGTCGCCTGATGGATGTGTACAGTCGGCTCTGGTGAATTTTCATCGTCCGATTCCTCAATCTTTATCCAACTCTCGCCTCCGGGGTCCGATCGTGCCAGCGTTTTGGCTATTGGGACTGTTTCACTTAGCGCTTCTTGTACTGGTGCGTTTCCTGACACAAAGTTCTTCATGTCGAGTTGCTGAGGCGTAACAGACATGCGTTTAGATGTCGAGGCCCGTTTGGCGTTGATGCGCATTCCCAGTCCTCCTGTGCGACCTCCCATTATGGTTTGGGTGTGCTTCAACCGTGCACCAGGCAAGCCCAGAGGTCTTTCCTGTTCATCTTCGCTCAAGTTGGGACTGGCTGGTAGAGCCAGC contains:
- a CDS encoding Target of rapamycin complex 2 subunit sin1 translates to MSLISDTDFLIHSVRLSYLRDVEDPYGPRIITLDPAYQSNPYILAASLADVERWPELALPASPNLSEDEQERPLGLPGARLKHTQTIMGGRTGGLGMRINAKRASTSKRMSVTPQQLDMKNFVSGNAPVQEALSETVPIAKTLARSDPGGESWIKIEESDDENSPEPTVHIHQATAPEEAPVTKVVQFIPKFKGAAEMEARRRIRMAARRGPGGAMTRQPQPQNLSFDTSSEEEAGEPVISDESSSDEFEEVGGKAAESMDEGDEFDPVFAASRVPPTSDTASDDNSMFSSGVNSNPSTSVPISSSQTNNRIRPRLSPVSETTGRNPQRHRRPEGGVTTSRTRGDSTTSIHTSSPSAQLSTFDNLFTRKKVTPFKPLKSSLTAMLASSGSSSNPFAEMYAAISGRGESASTNVQVYFPHAKQPRGKAMDLNVKRDATVEEVIGFALWSYWEEGWQPKLDEGLSENDPKASTRLSAVGWILRIAEDDGEVDDDFPPPDRMGKVVKFNADAYAVLEATPTQIQQNQILESKIQRRPSRTSAARKPEKLAVPNAPSTAPASTAYGSSLGSVLSTSMGPSQSHGPQIFLRIRVADHADVVHISTTIEVSAGMYLQEALELVCRKRRIENPSEYALLLADKSIIIPLDRTVASLQGKTELLLVKRNMLPYMSAVPLRGVGRTTDPNASIFKPNETTEQQVSAALDFTTSYKKYTIYRKVPMLVTRQERTLAIDGVYIHIMPSTNKARAVFDSGKTSSFHIKSIADCQQSTKTSSIFKIILNRGAGNKRYDFEAENPRLAAEIVQNIKNLKMAVERSGTISKQRRSRQIV